The Triticum urartu cultivar G1812 unplaced genomic scaffold, Tu2.1 TuUngrouped_contig_5350, whole genome shotgun sequence genome has a segment encoding these proteins:
- the LOC125529114 gene encoding uncharacterized protein LOC125529114 yields the protein MAAATARQLLVHRITSSCSSGTLPKHTSSCFQAGGWNKAAKLPSFRARVTVKPPCAVPGKGGIVPADDDGVSLGTVKLPANIDVARFEGLLFQWGNSLCQGAMLPLPVPIKVDKVEGGIRLGFIGIDDGATSLLAYIDCLVSPATDGSGFVFRAIRNGAMKDMEPPGEPRIMRSLLMALQKSIQIARV from the exons ATGGCAGCTGCGACTGCAAGGCAGCTGTTGGTCCACAGGATCACATCCTCCTGCTCCTCAGGGACGCTTCCGAAGCACACTTCCAGTTGCTTCCAAGCCGGAGGCTGGAACAAGGCCGCGAAGCTCCCCAGTTTCAGGGCAAGGGTGACCGTGAAGCCGCCGTGCGCCGTGCCGGGGAAGGGCGGCATTGTGCCGGCCGACGACGACGGGGTCAGCCTCGGCACCGTGAAGCTGCCGGCCAACATCGACGTCGCTCGGTTCGAGGGGTTGCTCTTTCAG TGGGGGAACAGTCTCTGCCAAGGCGCCATGTTGCCACTGCCAGTGCCTATCAAG GTGGACAAGGTGGAGGGTGGGATCAGGCTAGGGTTCATCGGGATCGACGACGGTGCGACCTCGCTGCTGGCCTACATCGACTGCCTGGTGTCTCCGGCGACAGACGGCTCTGGGTTTGTGTTCCGAGCCATCAGGAACGGTGCTATGAAGGACATGGAGCCGCCTGGGGAGCCCAGGATCATGAGGAGCCTCCTCATGGCGCTTCAGAAGTCCATTCAGATTGCGCGAGTTTGA